DNA sequence from the Sulfurimonas sediminis genome:
TGCTGCGTTTGACAGCACTGGCAACGGTGCTGCGATGGTTCTTGGTTTTTGCATTCCCTGAGCATTTGGCGATACTGTTTTTCTCCCAGGCTCTGCATGCTCTGAGTTTTGCCCTGTTTCATACGGCAGCCATCAGCTATCTGTTTCAGCGATACAGACACAAAAGTCTCTCTCAGCAGTTTTTTTCCGGCATTACCTACGGTTTTGGAGGACTCAGCGGTGCGCTTATTGCGGGATATGTGTATGAATACTATCCGAAGTACCTCTTCTTGACTTCAAGTCTGATGGCATTTGGAGCATTTTTGCTTTTTATGGTTGTGAGGCAGCACAAAGCGTAGCAGCTGTCCCAGCACTCTCAGCCCACCCTAAAGGATGGGTTCCTAAAAGCGGTGCCGATTGTCCTTTTTTATAGTTTCAACAAGTCTTGAAAGCTGATAGTAACGGTTCTGACAGGGGGAGTCTATCTCAAAAAGAAAAGGTCTGTATTTGAGATAATTTGCCCAGACTTTTTTGCTCTGCTCTTTGCGCCCTCGTTTGATAAGTTCAAAACTGACAGAGGCATTGATGAAGCCTTTGAGCAGTTTTACCTCTTTGTCTTTTTCAAAACGACGGGGAAACCAGGCTGCTTCAAGTGCTTCATGCGCATCGTAATAACGTTCTTCTTCGAGGCATTTTATAAATTCGTCGATATGCTTATGCATCGTTTTCATCCAGTAACATCATATTTTTTCTCCAGTATCCACGACCGCCTTTGAGGGAAATACAGTGGTGATTGGGAAATTTTTTTTTGTACTCTTTGAGCCGGTCAAGTGTCGCCTTGCCGGAATCGCAGTAAAAAACAAAGACACTTCCCTCCGGGTACTGTTTGAGCTCATAAGGGTTGTAGGTTAGTGTGTCTGCTTTTTCTATGGGTGACAAAATCGTGTCTACAAGGACAACATCCACACCCTCTTTTTCCAACTTCTTTTTATTTTGCAAAAACTCTTTTTGCGTCCATTCGTCTGGGTAATTCATAGGCTTATTATATAACAGCTCTTTTATAGTTTGTTGAAGCAGTAAGATTAGGCTTTTTTCGGAACCCGTACTTCAGTGCGGGCTGAGAGTGGCAGGGAAGTTGTAACAGTCGGCACTAAAGTACCGATTCCGAAAAAGCTGCACAGGCTCATCTGCAAAGACACCGGAATCGGTACTTTAGTGCCGACGGGTGTCATTTTTGTCTCGCTTGCTCTTTTGCGTTCTAAACTTGTGTTATAATCTTTCTATGGCAAGAAAAAATAAGAAAAACAGTAAAATTAACCAGAGAATTAGAAAATATTTTGATGATGACCCCTTTGATGTGGGGATAGAACGGGTAGAGAGTAAAACCCTCAGTGAGCTTTTTGCAACACTGGGCATATATGATATAGAGCATAATAAAACCCTGATGGTCAAAACACTTCGTATGATTTGGAGTGAAGCCGAAAGCAGTATGCGTCAGGATATTTTAAACTTTTTTGAGAGTGACGGACGGGTGTACAAATCAGATCGGCCAAAAAAAGAGCTCGTCTTTGACAGAGAAGATAAGATTAATGCGCTGCTCGAAGAACTGGATGTCAGCCAGGAAGAAGCAGTACGCCTGCGTGAGGCCTACTTACATGTAAGAAGTAAAAAAATAACCATAGAAAAAATGGAATCCTCTTTGCGTCATATCCGTTTTGAGATGAAAAAAGAGAAACTTGAGCGTGAACTTGAGGGGCTTTTTGATCTGGATGACTGTTTTGAGTTTAATGCCTCACTGAAGTACGAACTCTACGAACAGCATTTTCACAAGATTTTGACACTCAAAACAAAGCCCTATTCGTATGAGTACCTTGAAACAACGGATTTTGATGCGATTGTGCAAAAGATAGGGCAGGACAAAGTTGCAACGGTGCAGCAAAAACAGGAGAGTATTGATAGCTTTTTAGCCTCTTTGAAATATCCGCATGCCTATCTGAGTACCAAAGAGATTCTGGATGCGCTGCGTGCCTCGCCTCCAAAATCAAAAGTAAGCTATCCGCTTATTTCTCAAAAACTTTTAAAAAAGATTGTTAAGTCTAAAATAGATGCCGAGGGAGTAGAACTTCATGAAGAAGAGGTTCTGATTCATGTCAATGAACAGCTTTCTCTCCCCTACAGTGAGCAGAAAATCTCTTATAAACTGGAGTTACATGTAGAGCTTGAAGGACTTTTGGAAGAGATATGGAACGCGAAACGATTTAATTTTGATGCTATTTTGGCAGAGGTCAAAAAAGAGCACGAAGATGAATTTTTACTTACACTCGATGCTTTGGTAAAAGAGTGCGAAGAGTATGCCCAGCTTTTGCATTTCAGCCAAGAAGAGCTGCATGCGAGAGTCTATGGGTATCTTTTTGAACTGCTTGGGCAAAGCTTGAATATAACGCCAAAAATGCACAGAAAAATAACACGGCGTTTTTTGCACTCTATACATGACGAGCTGATTAAGAAACAGCGAGAGGCACTGCTTGCACGGACTATTCGTGAT
Encoded proteins:
- a CDS encoding DUF309 domain-containing protein gives rise to the protein MKTMHKHIDEFIKCLEEERYYDAHEALEAAWFPRRFEKDKEVKLLKGFINASVSFELIKRGRKEQSKKVWANYLKYRPFLFEIDSPCQNRYYQLSRLVETIKKDNRHRF